A DNA window from Pogona vitticeps strain Pit_001003342236 chromosome 2, PviZW2.1, whole genome shotgun sequence contains the following coding sequences:
- the ZNF692 gene encoding zinc finger protein 692 isoform X2 produces MMERGRPGRQRASEMIRKQKRKELDARRSKCRIRIGSHLEQWCQLKEQLGFSLHSQLAKYLLDRYSSPSLTLETGQDSSNVFPDPLPSETLQHLVVLSHNHSQECAFIPNVKPFLQKEQKGVPGGHLVWECLAGHTFSWSPSATTQICTPTPHKAIASQGHEEEEEEQEKEKEKAVSSKPSPPPSPAVRRRRSLRRAAAAHAFSLALASNSPCPVDEAEPSSKEDGEGGAARERTACMSPSSGTGEEAELLSGNHPEETASSEEIPATTEFREPRSTLTPPEERFDSLPDQPEEEAGGGEDLEEEDGLEYTDNLSDENYHPSLDRNSRLQRHQNLTRSCKSPVKEDQLSQETCLPGHLSSEDKGSAIRWTKWTPPPRDEDVAQIGPKRIRKAAKREILLCDYDGCGKIFSNRQYLNHHKKYQHVHQKTFTCSDPSCGKSFNFKKHLKEHEKLHSDKRDYICEFCARSFRTSSNLIIHRRIHTGEKPLQCEICGFTCRQKASLNWHMKKHDADSFYQFSCDLCGKKFEKKDNVTAHKSKSHPEAAAAGPPQPAQGLPARSHPLSEEQLEDTLGSQPRDMEKRMDQSPLAITVIIE; encoded by the exons ATGATGGAACGTGGGCGGCCGGGCCGTCAGCGGGCCTCGGAAATGATTCGCAAGCAGAAGCGCAAGGAGCTGGACGCCCGGCGCAGCAAGTGCCGCATCCGTATCGGGAGCCATCTGGAGCAGTGGTGCCAGCTCAAGGAGCAGCTGGGGTTTTCCCTGCACTCGCAGCTTGCCAAATATCTGCTGGACAG GTACAGTTCGCCAAGCTTAACCCTGGAAACAG gACAGGACAGCTCCAATGTTTTCCCCGATCCTCTCCCTTCTGAAACTCTGCAGCATCTTGTTGTCCTTTCTCACAATCACAGCCAAGAATGCGCCTTCATCCCTAACGTGAAGCCCTTCTTGCAGAAGGAGCAGAAGGGCGTCCCGGGGGGCCACCTGGTCTGGGAGTGCCTGGCTGGCCACACCTTCTCATGGAGCCCCTCCGCCACCACCCAGATTTGCACACCCACTCCCCACAAGGCCATTGCCTCTCAGGgccatgaggaggaggaggaggagcaagagaaggagaaggagaaagctgTGAGTTCCAAGCCCagccccccaccctcccccgccGTCCGACGCCGGCGCTCCCTCCGCAGGGCTGCGGCAGCCCATGCCTTTTCCTTAGCACTCGCTTCCAACTCACCGTGCCCGGTGGACGAGGCAGAGCCGTCTTCCAAAGAGGATGGGGAGGGCGGTGCGGCCAGAGAGAGAACAGCATGCATGTCCCCCAGCAGCGGAACGGGCGAGGAGGCAGAATTGCTGAGTGGCAACCACCCTGAGGAGACAG CTTCTTCTGAAGAAATTCCAGCTACCACAGAATTCCGAGAGCCTAGAAG CACTTTAACTCCACCAGAAGAGAGGTTTGACTCACTGCCTGACCAACCAGAGGAGGAAGCGGGAGGAGGAGAGGACTTGGAAGAGGAAGATGGCCTAGAATATACAGACAACTTGAGCGATGAGAATTACCATCCTTCCCTAGACAG GAACTCCAGGCTGCAAAGACACCAAAACCTAACCAGGAGTTGCAAGAGTCCTGTGAAGGAAGACCAGCTCTCCCAGGAAACATGCCTCCCAGGCCATCTTTCCTCTGAGGACAAGGGCAGCGCAATTCG CTGGACAAAATGGACGCCACCACCTCGTGATGAAGATGTAGCTCAGATTGGTCCCAAAAGAATCAG GAAGGCAGCCAAGCGAGAGATCCTCCTTTGTGATTATGACGGCTGTGGGAAGATTTTCTCCAACCGCCAGTACCTGAAC CACCACAAGAAATACCAGCATGTTCACCAAAAAACATTCACCTGCTCAGATCCCAGTTGTGGCAAGTCCTTTAACTTCAAGAAGCACCTCAAGGAACACGAGAAGCTACATAGTG ACAAACGGGACTACATCTGTGAATTTTGTGCCCGCTCCTTCCGAACGAGCAGCAACTTGATTATCCACAGACGgatccacactggagaaaaacccCTGCA ATGTGAAATCTGTGGATTCACCTGCCGCCAGAAGGCCTCCTTGAACTGGCACATGAAGAAGCACGATGCCGACTCTTTCTATCAGTTCTCCTGTGACTTGTGTGGCAAGAAGTTTGAGAAGAAAGACAATGTCACAGCACACAAGAGCAAGAGTCATCCAGAGGCGGCCGCAGCTGGCCCTCCCCAGCCTGCACAGGGACTTCCGGCCAGGAGCCACCCACTTTCCGAGGAGCAGCTGGAAGACACACTGGGGAGCCAGCCTCGTGATATGGAGAAGAGGATGGATCAGTCTCCCCTTGCCATTACGGTCATCATTGAGTGA
- the ZNF692 gene encoding zinc finger protein 692 isoform X3, with the protein MMERGRPGRQRASEMIRKQKRKELDARRSKCRIRIGSHLEQWCQLKEQLGFSLHSQLAKYLLDRYSSPSLTLETGQDSSNVFPDPLPSETLQHLVVLSHNHSQECAFIPNVKPFLQKEQKGVPGGHLVWECLAGHTFSWSPSATTQICTPTPHKAIASQGHEEEEEEQEKEKEKAVSSKPSPPPSPAVRRRRSLRRAAAAHAFSLALASNSPCPVDEAEPSSKEDGEGGAARERTACMSPSSGTGEEAELLSGNHPEETAASSEEIPATTEFREPRSTLTPPEERFDSLPDQPEEEAGGGEDLEEEDGLEYTDNLSDENYHPSLDSWTKWTPPPRDEDVAQIGPKRIRKAAKREILLCDYDGCGKIFSNRQYLNHHKKYQHVHQKTFTCSDPSCGKSFNFKKHLKEHEKLHSDKRDYICEFCARSFRTSSNLIIHRRIHTGEKPLQCEICGFTCRQKASLNWHMKKHDADSFYQFSCDLCGKKFEKKDNVTAHKSKSHPEAAAAGPPQPAQGLPARSHPLSEEQLEDTLGSQPRDMEKRMDQSPLAITVIIE; encoded by the exons ATGATGGAACGTGGGCGGCCGGGCCGTCAGCGGGCCTCGGAAATGATTCGCAAGCAGAAGCGCAAGGAGCTGGACGCCCGGCGCAGCAAGTGCCGCATCCGTATCGGGAGCCATCTGGAGCAGTGGTGCCAGCTCAAGGAGCAGCTGGGGTTTTCCCTGCACTCGCAGCTTGCCAAATATCTGCTGGACAG GTACAGTTCGCCAAGCTTAACCCTGGAAACAG gACAGGACAGCTCCAATGTTTTCCCCGATCCTCTCCCTTCTGAAACTCTGCAGCATCTTGTTGTCCTTTCTCACAATCACAGCCAAGAATGCGCCTTCATCCCTAACGTGAAGCCCTTCTTGCAGAAGGAGCAGAAGGGCGTCCCGGGGGGCCACCTGGTCTGGGAGTGCCTGGCTGGCCACACCTTCTCATGGAGCCCCTCCGCCACCACCCAGATTTGCACACCCACTCCCCACAAGGCCATTGCCTCTCAGGgccatgaggaggaggaggaggagcaagagaaggagaaggagaaagctgTGAGTTCCAAGCCCagccccccaccctcccccgccGTCCGACGCCGGCGCTCCCTCCGCAGGGCTGCGGCAGCCCATGCCTTTTCCTTAGCACTCGCTTCCAACTCACCGTGCCCGGTGGACGAGGCAGAGCCGTCTTCCAAAGAGGATGGGGAGGGCGGTGCGGCCAGAGAGAGAACAGCATGCATGTCCCCCAGCAGCGGAACGGGCGAGGAGGCAGAATTGCTGAGTGGCAACCACCCTGAGGAGACAG CAGCTTCTTCTGAAGAAATTCCAGCTACCACAGAATTCCGAGAGCCTAGAAG CACTTTAACTCCACCAGAAGAGAGGTTTGACTCACTGCCTGACCAACCAGAGGAGGAAGCGGGAGGAGGAGAGGACTTGGAAGAGGAAGATGGCCTAGAATATACAGACAACTTGAGCGATGAGAATTACCATCCTTCCCTAGACAG CTGGACAAAATGGACGCCACCACCTCGTGATGAAGATGTAGCTCAGATTGGTCCCAAAAGAATCAG GAAGGCAGCCAAGCGAGAGATCCTCCTTTGTGATTATGACGGCTGTGGGAAGATTTTCTCCAACCGCCAGTACCTGAAC CACCACAAGAAATACCAGCATGTTCACCAAAAAACATTCACCTGCTCAGATCCCAGTTGTGGCAAGTCCTTTAACTTCAAGAAGCACCTCAAGGAACACGAGAAGCTACATAGTG ACAAACGGGACTACATCTGTGAATTTTGTGCCCGCTCCTTCCGAACGAGCAGCAACTTGATTATCCACAGACGgatccacactggagaaaaacccCTGCA ATGTGAAATCTGTGGATTCACCTGCCGCCAGAAGGCCTCCTTGAACTGGCACATGAAGAAGCACGATGCCGACTCTTTCTATCAGTTCTCCTGTGACTTGTGTGGCAAGAAGTTTGAGAAGAAAGACAATGTCACAGCACACAAGAGCAAGAGTCATCCAGAGGCGGCCGCAGCTGGCCCTCCCCAGCCTGCACAGGGACTTCCGGCCAGGAGCCACCCACTTTCCGAGGAGCAGCTGGAAGACACACTGGGGAGCCAGCCTCGTGATATGGAGAAGAGGATGGATCAGTCTCCCCTTGCCATTACGGTCATCATTGAGTGA
- the ZNF692 gene encoding zinc finger protein 692 isoform X1: MMERGRPGRQRASEMIRKQKRKELDARRSKCRIRIGSHLEQWCQLKEQLGFSLHSQLAKYLLDRYSSPSLTLETGQDSSNVFPDPLPSETLQHLVVLSHNHSQECAFIPNVKPFLQKEQKGVPGGHLVWECLAGHTFSWSPSATTQICTPTPHKAIASQGHEEEEEEQEKEKEKAVSSKPSPPPSPAVRRRRSLRRAAAAHAFSLALASNSPCPVDEAEPSSKEDGEGGAARERTACMSPSSGTGEEAELLSGNHPEETAASSEEIPATTEFREPRSTLTPPEERFDSLPDQPEEEAGGGEDLEEEDGLEYTDNLSDENYHPSLDRNSRLQRHQNLTRSCKSPVKEDQLSQETCLPGHLSSEDKGSAIRWTKWTPPPRDEDVAQIGPKRIRKAAKREILLCDYDGCGKIFSNRQYLNHHKKYQHVHQKTFTCSDPSCGKSFNFKKHLKEHEKLHSDKRDYICEFCARSFRTSSNLIIHRRIHTGEKPLQCEICGFTCRQKASLNWHMKKHDADSFYQFSCDLCGKKFEKKDNVTAHKSKSHPEAAAAGPPQPAQGLPARSHPLSEEQLEDTLGSQPRDMEKRMDQSPLAITVIIE; encoded by the exons ATGATGGAACGTGGGCGGCCGGGCCGTCAGCGGGCCTCGGAAATGATTCGCAAGCAGAAGCGCAAGGAGCTGGACGCCCGGCGCAGCAAGTGCCGCATCCGTATCGGGAGCCATCTGGAGCAGTGGTGCCAGCTCAAGGAGCAGCTGGGGTTTTCCCTGCACTCGCAGCTTGCCAAATATCTGCTGGACAG GTACAGTTCGCCAAGCTTAACCCTGGAAACAG gACAGGACAGCTCCAATGTTTTCCCCGATCCTCTCCCTTCTGAAACTCTGCAGCATCTTGTTGTCCTTTCTCACAATCACAGCCAAGAATGCGCCTTCATCCCTAACGTGAAGCCCTTCTTGCAGAAGGAGCAGAAGGGCGTCCCGGGGGGCCACCTGGTCTGGGAGTGCCTGGCTGGCCACACCTTCTCATGGAGCCCCTCCGCCACCACCCAGATTTGCACACCCACTCCCCACAAGGCCATTGCCTCTCAGGgccatgaggaggaggaggaggagcaagagaaggagaaggagaaagctgTGAGTTCCAAGCCCagccccccaccctcccccgccGTCCGACGCCGGCGCTCCCTCCGCAGGGCTGCGGCAGCCCATGCCTTTTCCTTAGCACTCGCTTCCAACTCACCGTGCCCGGTGGACGAGGCAGAGCCGTCTTCCAAAGAGGATGGGGAGGGCGGTGCGGCCAGAGAGAGAACAGCATGCATGTCCCCCAGCAGCGGAACGGGCGAGGAGGCAGAATTGCTGAGTGGCAACCACCCTGAGGAGACAG CAGCTTCTTCTGAAGAAATTCCAGCTACCACAGAATTCCGAGAGCCTAGAAG CACTTTAACTCCACCAGAAGAGAGGTTTGACTCACTGCCTGACCAACCAGAGGAGGAAGCGGGAGGAGGAGAGGACTTGGAAGAGGAAGATGGCCTAGAATATACAGACAACTTGAGCGATGAGAATTACCATCCTTCCCTAGACAG GAACTCCAGGCTGCAAAGACACCAAAACCTAACCAGGAGTTGCAAGAGTCCTGTGAAGGAAGACCAGCTCTCCCAGGAAACATGCCTCCCAGGCCATCTTTCCTCTGAGGACAAGGGCAGCGCAATTCG CTGGACAAAATGGACGCCACCACCTCGTGATGAAGATGTAGCTCAGATTGGTCCCAAAAGAATCAG GAAGGCAGCCAAGCGAGAGATCCTCCTTTGTGATTATGACGGCTGTGGGAAGATTTTCTCCAACCGCCAGTACCTGAAC CACCACAAGAAATACCAGCATGTTCACCAAAAAACATTCACCTGCTCAGATCCCAGTTGTGGCAAGTCCTTTAACTTCAAGAAGCACCTCAAGGAACACGAGAAGCTACATAGTG ACAAACGGGACTACATCTGTGAATTTTGTGCCCGCTCCTTCCGAACGAGCAGCAACTTGATTATCCACAGACGgatccacactggagaaaaacccCTGCA ATGTGAAATCTGTGGATTCACCTGCCGCCAGAAGGCCTCCTTGAACTGGCACATGAAGAAGCACGATGCCGACTCTTTCTATCAGTTCTCCTGTGACTTGTGTGGCAAGAAGTTTGAGAAGAAAGACAATGTCACAGCACACAAGAGCAAGAGTCATCCAGAGGCGGCCGCAGCTGGCCCTCCCCAGCCTGCACAGGGACTTCCGGCCAGGAGCCACCCACTTTCCGAGGAGCAGCTGGAAGACACACTGGGGAGCCAGCCTCGTGATATGGAGAAGAGGATGGATCAGTCTCCCCTTGCCATTACGGTCATCATTGAGTGA